In the Permianibacter fluminis genome, CCTTGCTGCTGGTGGTGAAAAAGGGCTCGAACATTTTTTCCGCCACTTCCGGGTTGATGCCTTCACCGTGGTCGATCACATCGAGAAACGGCCGGCCATTGCCCTTGTCGACACCGGCGTGCAGCTCCAGCAGCGGCCGGTTGACTTTGCGAATACTGTAACGAATGCCGTTTTCGCACAAGTTGGTCAGTACCTGTATCAGTTGTCCAACGTCACACTGCACGACGATATCGCGCGGATTGACGTCGGCGACGATTTCCGGTGCCGGGCTGCGGCCCAGTTTGAAGTCATCGACAAAACTCTGCAGGAACGCCGCCACGGCGATGCGTTCCGGTTTCGACGGCCGCCGCTGCGAGATCTGCAGAATGTTTTCGATGATGTTGTTCATCCGGGCCGAGTGCTTCTCGATGATGTCGACCAGCCGCTGATCGGCCGGGCCGATATCGGGCGATTCCTTCAATAGCTGGGCGGCATGGCTCAGTGCACCAAGCGGATTGCGGATCTCGTGAGCAATCGAGGCGGTCAGCCGGCCGAGCGAGGCCAGCTTCATCTGGGTGGCTTGCTGAGTGGTTTTGCTGGTGTCTTCGAGAAAAATCAGCGTCAGCTGCTGGTCGGTGCCAAGCGAGGTGAACGCCGGCAGCAGATCCGGGCCGGTGTTGGCAAGCCGAAACGGTTCGCCTTTCATGTCCGGATTGCGGCGCCAGTGCCGCAATTGCTTCAGCAGTGCCGGGCTGACTTCATCGACCGGTTTTTGCTGCACGGCATTGGGCATGCCGAGCAAGGTCCAGGCAGCGTGGTTGATCAGCTGAATCTGTTGTTGCTTGTCGACCACCAACACGCCGGCATTCATGTACTGAATGATGTGCTCGTTCAGTCGCTCCAACTTGGCCAGACTGACCCGGCTGGCTTCGGCGGCGGCTTCGGTTTCGCGGATGCGCCGTGCCAGCATCAGCGCCAGCGCCGACATGGCAAAGAAGGTGGCGCCAAGAATACCGGCCTGGGTGAAAGTGTTGATGGAGCGCAGCCCGGCCAGGAACGACCAGGTTTGCTCCGAGACAATTGCGACGCTGGCGAGCGCGGCAAACGTCAAGGACCACGGCCGCGCCAGCAGCAGGCTGGTGGTCGTGATGCTGACCCCGAGCAGCATGCCCAAACCGGTCGAGACACCGCCGCTGGCGTGCATCGCCAGCGTGATGCAGGCGATATCGATCAACACCATGATCACGACCTGACTGCGCACGCTCGGTTGCCGGCGATACAGCAAGGGCACCGCCAGCAAACTCAGCAACAGGTAAATGGCCGTGGTGTGCCGATACAGGTCTGGCCGCTCCTGACCAAGAAAACTTGGGCCGAGATTCAGTTCAAACAACATCACCATGCCGCCCGCGACCAGAAAACGGTACAGGTTGAACATGGTCAGGGCACGCCAGGCGTAGTGTTCACGGCTGCCGGCTTGATCGCGCGAGCGAACGAGGGCGGGGATTGGTTGGTTCATGTTGTACTGTTAAAGGTCCGGCACACTGCGACGGAAAAGTCTCGGCAGTGTCGGCAAATTTGCTGATGCCTGCAAGTCTGCCTGTTCGGCCAGAGCGGGATAGGCGAAAATAGCCACCATCACGGTCGCGCCATCAGCGCCGGCTTTCAGGCTCAGGAGTTTGTGCAATGCGGATCGCATTGGCTCAGGTCAACGTGCTGGTAGGGGATATCGTTGGCAATGTCGCGCGGCTGCGCGCGGTCATCGAACAGGCCAAGGCGGGCGGCGCGCGGCTGCTGGTCTGTTCCGAACAGGCGCTGTGCGCCTATCCGGCCGAGGACTTGGTGCTGCGGGCGGATTTTCAGCGCGCCATTGACCGCGGCTTGCGCGAGTTGGCGATGGCGGCCCAAGGCATCGCGGTCGTGGTCGGCCATCCGGAGCGTGACGGCGAGCAGTTGTACAACGCCGCGAGTGTGCTGCTCGATGGCCAGATCATCGCTCGTTATCGCAAGCAGCGGCTGCCGAATTATCTGGTCTTTGATGAAAAGCGCTACTTCAATGAAGGCCATGACACCTGCGTGTTCACGCTCGACGGCGTCCGCATCGGTGTGCTGATTTGTGAAGATCTCTGGCACCCGGAACCGGTGGCCGCTGCCAAGCAGGCCGGTGCCGATTTCATCGTCAGCCCGAATGGTTCGCCTTGGCATCGCAGTCAGGTCGCCGAGCGCAGCGCTGTGTTGGCGGCGCGGACGCAAGAAAGCGGTCTGCCGATTGTTTACGTCAATCAGATCGGTGCTCAGGACGAGCTGATTTTTGATGGCCGCTCGCAGGTTTGGACGCCGGCCGGCCGCATTTTGCTGTGCACACCGTTTGCCGAGGATCTGCGTCAAGTCAGCTGGCAGGCTGGCAAAATGCAGGCACTGGCCGACAGTGCCGATGATATCGCGGGCGAGGCGGAAATTTATCAGGCGCTGGTGCTCGGCGTGCGCGACTACGTTGAGAAGAGTGGCTTCAAAGGTGTGATTCTCGGCTTGTCCGGCGGCATTGATTCCGCGTTGGTATTGGCCATTGCAGTCGATGCCATCGGCGCCGAGCGGGTGCGCGCCGTGATGATGCCGTATCACTACACCGCCGATATCAGTGTTGAAGATGCCCGCTGCGAAGCCAATACGCTGGGCGCGCAGTTCGACATCATTTCCATCGAACCGATGGTCAAGGCCTTTTTGCAGACACTGGCGCCGCAGTTTGCCGGCACCAGCGTTGATTTGACCGAGCAGAACCTGCAAGCCCGTTGCCGCGGCACGCTGCTGATGGCGCTGTCGAACAAATTTGGTTATCTGGTGCTGACCACCGGCAACAAGAGCGAAATGGGCGTCGGTTATGCCACGCTGTATGGCGACATGGCCGGCGGCTTTGATGTGCTGAAAGACGTGCCGAAAATGACGGTGTACGCGCTGTCGCAATGGCGCAACCGCAATGGCGAGGTGATCCCGCAGCGGGTGATCGACAGGCCGCCGTCGGCCGAGCTGGCGCCGGACCAAAAGGACGAAGACAACCTGCCGCCGTATCCGGTGCTCGACGCGATTCTGGAGCGTTACATCGAATGCGATGAAGGCCTGCCGGAAATCGTCGCCGCCGGTTTTGACGCCGCAACGGTCAAGCGGGTCATGCAGCTGGTTGATCGCAATGAATACAAGCGTCGGCAAGCTGCGCCGGGGCCGCGCATCAGCAAGCGGGCATTTGGCCGGGATCGGCGCTATCCGATTGTTTCCGGCTTTATCAAACAACCAGACGATTGGCGTTAAGTGCTTGCCGGTTGGCAAAAACTGCTAGAGTCATTGCCATGCGTGCATCAGCAACAGAGGGAGTGCCGAGATGAAAAAAGTGGAAGCGGTGATCAAGCCGTTCAAGCTGGACGACGTTCGGGAAGCGCTGGGCGAGGTCGGCATCACCGGCATGACGGTCTGCGAAGTCAAAGGCTTCGGCCGCCAGAAAGGCCATACCGAGCTCTACCGTGGTGCCGAATACATGGTCGATTTTCTGCCGAAAGTGAAAATCGAACTGGTGGTTGCCGATGAGCTGGTTGACCGCTGCGTTGAAGTCATTATGGAGACGGCCCGCACCGGCAAAATCGGCGATGGCAAGATTTTCGTTTATGACGTGGCGCGGGTGATACGGATTCGGACTGGGGAAGAGGACGAGGCGGCGTTGTAGGTCTCAATGAAAAGTCCGAGATTTAACTTTATGCGCAGTCTATTGCTGCTTTACTCTTTGATCCTGACTGGATGCTCAACTGTTATGGAGTATCAAGCGTCCGAGCGTCTAGATTTCGGAGATGGTCGTGGATATTTGGAACAGAAACAAGATGACAGCCGCTTCCATGTGCAGGTTTTGGGATATCGCAATGATTCTGACTTTTCGCTATTAGAAAAATATCTTTATAAGCGAGCTGGTGAGTTATGTATGCCTGAAGCTTATCGCATTGAGAATCTGTTCAGTCATCAACGCATCTTGTATCACCCGAAAGCGCCGCAAATCGTTTCCGAAGCTGATGTGGTTTGTTTGTTGTAACGACAATAAAACGACAAGGGCCGCAAAAGCGGCCCTTGTCGTTTAACGCGAAACTTCAACCTTCCAAATCCTTCAACCGATCCGGAAAATTCAGTGCCAGCACATCGTGCGATTCTTTTTCCAGTTCCGGCAAATTCAGTTCGCGGTAGCACTGCACCAGCATCACCAGCGCATCGGCGGTGGCGTTGACGTTGGGGAAGTGTTCGATCACGTTGCGGGCGCGGTTGGCGGCGGCGAGCCAGGCTTTGCGCTGGGTATAGTAGGTCGCCGCGTGCAATTCGAAATCGGCCAAACGGTTACGCAGGTAAATCATCCGCTGGCGGGCATCGGCGGCGTATTGGCTATCCGGGTACAGCTTGATCAGTTCGCTGAAATCCTTGAAGGCTTTTTCGGCGGTGCTGGCATCGCGCTCGGACAGCGAGGCGGCAAACGCCTCGCGCAGGAAACCGAGTTCCGAGTAGTAATTGACCAGGCCTTTCATGTAGTAGACGTAGTCAAGGTTCGGGTGGCGCGGGTTCTGCCGGATAAAGCGATCGGCGGCGGCAACGGCCGACGGGGTGTCGCGGTTCTGGTAGTAGGCGTACATCAGATCCAGCTGGGCTTGTTGCGAGAACGGCCCGAACGGGTAACGGGAAT is a window encoding:
- a CDS encoding sensor histidine kinase, coding for MNQPIPALVRSRDQAGSREHYAWRALTMFNLYRFLVAGGMVMLFELNLGPSFLGQERPDLYRHTTAIYLLLSLLAVPLLYRRQPSVRSQVVIMVLIDIACITLAMHASGGVSTGLGMLLGVSITTTSLLLARPWSLTFAALASVAIVSEQTWSFLAGLRSINTFTQAGILGATFFAMSALALMLARRIRETEAAAEASRVSLAKLERLNEHIIQYMNAGVLVVDKQQQIQLINHAAWTLLGMPNAVQQKPVDEVSPALLKQLRHWRRNPDMKGEPFRLANTGPDLLPAFTSLGTDQQLTLIFLEDTSKTTQQATQMKLASLGRLTASIAHEIRNPLGALSHAAQLLKESPDIGPADQRLVDIIEKHSARMNNIIENILQISQRRPSKPERIAVAAFLQSFVDDFKLGRSPAPEIVADVNPRDIVVQCDVGQLIQVLTNLCENGIRYSIRKVNRPLLELHAGVDKGNGRPFLDVIDHGEGINPEVAEKMFEPFFTTSSKGLGLGLYLARELCEANQAQLNYLPIPSGGTCFRISFAPAQRTVPAQ
- a CDS encoding NAD+ synthase; amino-acid sequence: MRIALAQVNVLVGDIVGNVARLRAVIEQAKAGGARLLVCSEQALCAYPAEDLVLRADFQRAIDRGLRELAMAAQGIAVVVGHPERDGEQLYNAASVLLDGQIIARYRKQRLPNYLVFDEKRYFNEGHDTCVFTLDGVRIGVLICEDLWHPEPVAAAKQAGADFIVSPNGSPWHRSQVAERSAVLAARTQESGLPIVYVNQIGAQDELIFDGRSQVWTPAGRILLCTPFAEDLRQVSWQAGKMQALADSADDIAGEAEIYQALVLGVRDYVEKSGFKGVILGLSGGIDSALVLAIAVDAIGAERVRAVMMPYHYTADISVEDARCEANTLGAQFDIISIEPMVKAFLQTLAPQFAGTSVDLTEQNLQARCRGTLLMALSNKFGYLVLTTGNKSEMGVGYATLYGDMAGGFDVLKDVPKMTVYALSQWRNRNGEVIPQRVIDRPPSAELAPDQKDEDNLPPYPVLDAILERYIECDEGLPEIVAAGFDAATVKRVMQLVDRNEYKRRQAAPGPRISKRAFGRDRRYPIVSGFIKQPDDWR
- the glnB gene encoding nitrogen regulatory protein P-II, which encodes MKKVEAVIKPFKLDDVREALGEVGITGMTVCEVKGFGRQKGHTELYRGAEYMVDFLPKVKIELVVADELVDRCVEVIMETARTGKIGDGKIFVYDVARVIRIRTGEEDEAAL
- a CDS encoding outer membrane protein assembly factor BamD, which produces MLSRLLCLFLAAMIVTGCATTAEEREQRRRDQSAQQLYASARESMQVGNWKTAIEKLENLDSRYPFGPFSQQAQLDLMYAYYQNRDTPSAVAAADRFIRQNPRHPNLDYVYYMKGLVNYYSELGFLREAFAASLSERDASTAEKAFKDFSELIKLYPDSQYAADARQRMIYLRNRLADFELHAATYYTQRKAWLAAANRARNVIEHFPNVNATADALVMLVQCYRELNLPELEKESHDVLALNFPDRLKDLEG